One Halobaculum roseum DNA segment encodes these proteins:
- the trpG gene encoding anthranilate synthase component II: MNVTVVDNYDSFTYNLVEYVSDLRIDGEAPEISVLKNAATLAEVRDTDPDALLISPGPGHPKNDRDVGVSAPVLRELSPEVPTLGVCLGLEAAVYEYGGSVGHAPEPVHGKAFPVDHDGAGVFAGLEQGFRAGRYHSLIATEVPDCFAVTATTDHDGEELVMGVRHREHPIEAVQFHPESVLTAVGHDVIENFLRGV; the protein is encoded by the coding sequence ATGAACGTCACCGTCGTCGACAACTACGACTCGTTCACGTACAACCTCGTGGAGTACGTTTCGGACCTCCGGATCGACGGCGAGGCGCCCGAGATATCGGTGTTGAAGAACGCCGCGACGCTGGCGGAGGTGCGCGACACCGACCCCGACGCGCTCCTCATCTCGCCCGGCCCGGGCCACCCGAAGAACGACCGGGACGTGGGCGTCTCCGCGCCCGTCCTCCGCGAGCTGTCGCCCGAGGTGCCGACCCTCGGCGTCTGTCTCGGGCTGGAGGCCGCGGTGTACGAGTACGGGGGCAGCGTCGGCCACGCGCCCGAGCCGGTCCACGGGAAGGCGTTCCCCGTCGACCACGACGGCGCAGGCGTGTTCGCCGGGCTGGAGCAGGGCTTCCGGGCCGGTCGCTACCACTCGCTGATCGCCACCGAGGTGCCCGACTGCTTCGCCGTCACGGCGACGACAGACCACGACGGGGAGGAGCTGGTGATGGGCGTGCGCCACCGCGAGCACCCCATCGAGGCGGTGCAGTTCCACCCCGAGTCGGTGCTGACGGCGGTCGGTCACGACGTGATCGAGAACTTCCTGCGCGGCGTCTGA
- a CDS encoding ATP-binding protein: MPESLLKAEYRRRDFYFVRRKLNDDRRIVTIRGPRQVGKTTLCGQLIAWLVEQEGVPPEHVLYLTADNTQVMSDPDQVIRDTLETYEQYVLRETIDAVDRDVHVFIDEVQKIDGWASTLKYYIDTYPNIRFVVTGSVSTLIKQGADETLVGRRHEQQMVPMKFVDYVGYRDIDENDRRAFYEETTKLRGALMDALDSDDRVEFTGAAARFYGTNESEFPRLNQRKDEYLMKGGYPGVLDDDYREAYSKLDSDLRSTVLGDMSTVFEVQKPQKVLRLLDLLAEATTGKTSVQRLADDASIDRDTVEKYLTYLDEFFLINRVRKFSGGGFNDRAQQKVYIQDVGIYNTIRGTLAEETLGDTTAMGPILETAVCDHARRLQFYLSGRSNVDIGYRERSGEVDFVLSGREYTLPIEVKNGDSTKASLGGLKRFIDSEGVELAIVVNNSGVFESEEEIVHLPAWLFLYLC; the protein is encoded by the coding sequence GTGCCCGAGTCGCTGTTGAAAGCGGAGTACAGACGACGGGACTTCTACTTCGTTCGGCGGAAACTGAACGACGACCGTCGGATCGTTACGATCCGTGGCCCTCGACAGGTCGGGAAAACGACCTTGTGCGGTCAACTGATCGCTTGGCTGGTCGAACAGGAGGGTGTGCCTCCAGAACACGTTCTCTACCTGACTGCCGATAACACGCAGGTGATGTCGGATCCGGATCAGGTGATACGCGACACGCTCGAGACATACGAGCAGTACGTACTACGGGAGACGATAGATGCCGTCGACCGCGACGTGCACGTGTTCATCGATGAGGTACAGAAGATCGACGGTTGGGCGTCGACCCTGAAGTACTACATCGACACGTATCCGAATATTAGGTTCGTCGTCACCGGATCCGTGAGTACGCTGATCAAGCAGGGTGCCGACGAGACGCTAGTTGGGAGACGCCATGAACAACAGATGGTGCCGATGAAATTCGTCGACTACGTCGGGTATCGGGACATCGACGAGAACGATCGGCGGGCCTTCTACGAGGAGACAACGAAACTGAGAGGCGCTCTGATGGACGCGCTCGATAGCGATGACAGAGTCGAGTTCACCGGCGCGGCCGCTCGGTTTTATGGCACTAACGAATCGGAGTTCCCCCGACTGAATCAGCGGAAAGACGAGTACCTGATGAAAGGTGGGTACCCGGGGGTACTCGATGACGACTATCGAGAGGCATACTCGAAGCTCGATTCGGATCTCCGAAGTACGGTTTTGGGCGACATGAGTACCGTCTTCGAGGTCCAGAAGCCGCAGAAGGTGTTGCGTCTCCTCGATCTATTAGCGGAAGCGACGACGGGGAAGACCAGCGTACAGCGACTCGCGGATGACGCGTCGATCGACCGGGATACCGTCGAGAAATACCTCACGTATCTCGACGAGTTCTTCCTAATTAACCGGGTTCGGAAGTTCTCCGGGGGAGGATTCAACGACCGAGCGCAGCAGAAGGTCTACATACAGGACGTGGGGATCTACAATACGATCCGCGGGACCCTGGCCGAAGAAACGCTCGGGGACACCACAGCGATGGGACCGATCCTCGAGACCGCTGTCTGCGACCACGCTCGACGGCTCCAGTTCTATCTCTCGGGACGGTCGAACGTCGATATCGGATACCGGGAACGCTCCGGCGAGGTCGATTTCGTTCTCTCGGGGCGAGAGTATACCCTTCCGATCGAGGTGAAGAACGGTGATTCGACGAAAGCGAGTTTGGGTGGATTGAAACGCTTCATCGATAGCGAAGGGGTAGAACTCGCGATAGTGGTCAACAACAGCGGGGTGTTCGAGAGCGAGGAGGAGATCGTCCACCTCCCCGCGTGGCTGTTCCTCTACCTCTGTTGA